The nucleotide sequence TAATTTTATGCAAGGTTAAATTAGCCCACAAGCTAATTTTTATTGATAATACTGTTAATTATCAATTAGATAATTATTTATCTCTTAAACAGCCGTCTATCAAAGCTCTCAATAGTTTGATTTTGCAGTCTTAACTGCATAGTCTTACTCCAACTCGCTGATAATCCTGCCGCACTTAATAAACGATGATAAAGCTCTTCATCAAAAGGCATATGAAAAGCAATAGAAATAGCTTCTTTAACAGAGACATCACTGTTTCTTGAAACTAACACAAGAGGATGATGACTCCCTGTTTCTCCCGCACTCACAACACGATATAACCAACCACAATAACCACTATCTTGTATAATTTGCGAAAAATTACTGACTTCTGTCACTGTGTTAAGTTTGTAGCAAGGAGAGCGAGGTTGAGTCACTTGAATTAATGCAGTTCCCCATTGATAAATATCCCCAATAAAGACATT is from Proteus columbae and encodes:
- the yiiM gene encoding 6-hydroxyaminopurine reductase; protein product: MRYFPSVFIGNITTTSNGFTSAITKRLVDGHIKLTSLGLEDDEQAEKSFHGGPDRALCHYPREHYLYWSEQFPQLVDFFHAPAFGENISTTGMTEENVFIGDIYQWGTALIQVTQPRSPCYKLNTVTEVSNFSQIIQDSGYCGWLYRVVSAGETGSHHPLVLVSRNSDVSVKEAISIAFHMPFDEELYHRLLSAAGLSASWSKTMQLRLQNQTIESFDRRLFKR